The following proteins are co-located in the Tardibacter chloracetimidivorans genome:
- a CDS encoding dihydrolipoamide acetyltransferase family protein has protein sequence MSIELKMPALSPTMEKGTLAKWLVNEGDLVKIGDLLAEIETDKATMEYEAIDEGRIASLVIAAGTEDVPVGTVIALMAELGEVVAATRLEMADAAPAAAEASSSPAPKADIAPPPATKPPVPLVDDAGVSATPLARRIATVKGLSLLDVTGTGARGRIVKADLGLRPLAPTAIAAPVAGAAVATAPVHAPPAGVPVETIKLSGMRKTIARRLTESKQTVPHFYLTAHCNIDALLKLRTTLNESLSARGIKLSVNDLVIKAMALAMARQPDVNVQFAGDEMHRFGRVDISMAVAIDGGLITPVIRDAASLSLSAIAMQSKQLAARARDGKLMPEDYQGGTASISNLGMYGLDEMFPVINPPQALILGIGSGIEKPWKVDGVIALATMITATASFDHRAIDGATAARFMAALRDLLENPIRLVC, from the coding sequence ATGTCGATCGAACTGAAGATGCCCGCTCTGTCGCCAACGATGGAGAAGGGCACACTTGCCAAATGGCTGGTGAACGAGGGCGATCTGGTAAAAATTGGCGACCTGCTCGCCGAGATCGAGACCGACAAGGCCACGATGGAGTATGAAGCCATCGACGAGGGCCGCATCGCATCGCTCGTTATCGCAGCCGGGACGGAGGATGTTCCGGTCGGGACCGTGATCGCGCTGATGGCGGAGTTGGGGGAAGTCGTGGCGGCGACCCGACTGGAGATGGCGGATGCCGCTCCGGCGGCCGCCGAGGCATCGTCGTCGCCTGCGCCCAAGGCCGACATCGCGCCGCCACCCGCCACCAAGCCTCCCGTTCCGCTGGTCGACGATGCGGGTGTCAGTGCGACCCCGCTGGCGCGCCGTATCGCGACGGTGAAGGGGCTGTCGCTGCTCGACGTCACCGGCACCGGTGCGCGGGGGCGGATCGTCAAGGCCGACCTGGGTCTGAGGCCGCTGGCCCCGACGGCGATCGCCGCCCCCGTAGCGGGCGCTGCGGTCGCCACCGCGCCCGTCCATGCGCCGCCGGCGGGTGTGCCGGTCGAGACGATCAAACTGTCGGGTATGCGCAAGACGATCGCCCGCCGCCTGACCGAATCCAAGCAGACGGTGCCGCATTTCTACCTCACCGCGCATTGCAATATCGATGCGCTGCTTAAGCTGCGCACCACGCTGAACGAGAGCCTGTCGGCGCGCGGCATCAAGCTGTCGGTCAATGATCTGGTGATCAAGGCAATGGCGCTGGCGATGGCGCGGCAGCCCGACGTCAACGTTCAGTTCGCCGGCGATGAGATGCACCGTTTCGGCCGGGTCGACATATCGATGGCGGTGGCGATCGATGGCGGCCTGATCACGCCGGTGATCCGCGACGCGGCGAGCCTGTCGCTCTCGGCGATCGCGATGCAGAGCAAGCAACTCGCCGCGCGGGCGCGCGACGGCAAGCTGATGCCGGAGGATTATCAGGGTGGCACCGCATCCATCTCGAACCTCGGCATGTATGGGCTCGACGAGATGTTCCCAGTCATCAATCCCCCGCAGGCGCTGATCCTGGGAATCGGATCGGGGATCGAAAAGCCATGGAAAGTCGACGGCGTGATCGCGCTTGCAACGATGATTACCGCGACTGCAAGTTTCGATCATCGTGCGATCGATGGTGCGACGGCCGCGCGTTTCATGGCCGCTTTGCGCGACCTGTTGGAAAATCCGATCCGGCTCGTCTGTTAG